A window of Trichoderma atroviride chromosome 3, complete sequence contains these coding sequences:
- a CDS encoding uncharacterized protein (EggNog:ENOG41~TransMembrane:1 (o76-97i)) yields the protein MGIITRMSFEPNPDLPKGPPRPSPSATPTATDIISSITKSMATSTSTSSPTPTSKSHGFGDIAEGGNSGERILRGFFIGVAIGIILSFVLCCWLPCLRKSPRTRLQRRNDNIRRRLVILEDEAWVNQNWPQRRPWEVGQDERGSYESHDPVSHEEA from the coding sequence CCGGATCTTCCAAAGGGTCCTCCCCGTCCAAGTCCGAGTGCTACACCCACAGCTACCGatatcatctccagcatcaccaaAAGTAtggcaacatcaacatcaacatcctcCCCAACGCCCACCAGCAAGAGTCACGGATTCGGCGACATTGCCGAGGGCGGCAACAGCGGGGAGAGGATCCTACGGGGATTCTTCATCGGCGTGGCCATTGGCATCATACTCAGCTttgtgctgtgctgctggctgccctGCCTCAGAAAGAGCCCGAGGACGAGACTGCAGAGGAGGAACGACAACATCCGCCGCAGACTCGTTATACTCGAGGACGAGGCCTGGGTGAACCAGAACTGGCCGCAGAGGAGACCGTGGGAGGTTGGCCAGGACGAGAGAGGAAGTTATGAGAGCCATGATCCTGTGAGCCACGAGGAggcttga
- a CDS encoding uncharacterized protein (EggNog:ENOG41): protein MLDDSFPTYRLASPKQDALQTTLFYTYNGSDPARAYTLQRPAPSASANQYAVALLDAQHQSVIYGEVLVKPEMQQPSLSAAELRNQSGSPPNVPITPDSFAVLLYNPDQAIAVKRSAGGWNRTDSWGFEMPERTFKLPSASKLDQETGSNEVSDLSPKILFHWKRDGRLNKDMTCYMSGKSVGGKKSKEPDITVAMYRSEKQGDALSIYEPNMARVEVEDRKGLEVVLLLSAVVVRDLHFAPRQNPFNISSTGTIPAGGVRRGSRPLAPNDPTLVSGALGNVAPPARPPPNSNAAKQAEIDAETRRLQAMVAEEERQRRERLVRQEEEQTRRMLQREQEQEAQRRWRQAEVDAETERLRREYGVQGQWPPQPSSSQRPSEAPNAATTMSGALGAMGTRWYGPPVVNNLQPPPPPRPSSAGPAPSSQQQQQPQRNGRNKLSPPVPGGSLGPYAGPSGARVSALSFFGGGKSDEEKRKKMKKKQSVHF from the coding sequence ATGCTCGACGACAGCTTCCCGACGTACCGCCTGGCCTCTCCCAAGCAAGATGCGCTGCAGACGACGCTCTTCTACACCTACAACGGCTCGGATCCCGCCCGCGCCTACACGCTCCAGAGGCCCGcgccctcggcctcggccaaCCAGTATGCCGTCGCCCTCCTGGACGCCCAGCACCAGTCCGTCATCTACGGCGAGGTGCTGGTCAAGcccgagatgcagcagcccagcctCTCGGCCGCCGAGCTCCGCAACCAGAGCGGCTCGCCGCCCAACGTGCCCATCACGCCCGACTCCTTCGCCGTGCTGCTGTACAACCCGGACCAGGCCATCGCCGTCAAGCGCAGCGCCGGGGGCTGGAACCGCACCGACTCGTGGGGCTTTGAGATGCCCGAGCGCACCTTTAAGCTGCCCAGCGCGAGCAAGCTGGACCAGGAGACGGGCAGCAACGAGGTGTCGGACCTGTCGCCCAAGATTCTGTTCCACTGGAAGCGCGACGGGCGGCTGAACAAGGACATGACGTGCTACATGTCTGGCAAGAGCGTGggcggcaagaagagcaaggagcCGGACATTACCGTGGCCATGTACCGCAGCGAGAAGCAGGGCGACGCGCTGAGCATCTACGAGCCCAACATGGCGCGCGTCGAGGTCGAGGACCGCAAGGGCCTGGAggttgtgctgctgctgagcgccgtcgtcgtcagagACTTGCACTTTGCGCCCCGGCAGAACCCCTTCAACAtctccagcaccggcacGATTCCGGCAGGTGGTGTAAGGAGAGGCTCACGGCCTTTGGCGCCCAACGATCCAACGCTTGTGTCGGGTGCATTGGGCAACGTTGCACCCCCGGcgaggccgccgccgaacAGCAATGCCGCCAAGCAGGCCGAGATTGACGCAGAGACGCGGCGGCTGCAGGCGATGGTGGCCGAGGAAGAGCGACAGCGTCGGGAGCGCCTTGTGCGGCAGGAGGAGGAACAGACGAGGCGGATGCTGCAGCGGGAACAGGAACAAGAGGCGCAACGCCGGTGGCGGCAAGCCGAGGTCGATGCCGAGACGGAGCGTCTGCGCCGAGAGTACGGCGTGCAGGGCCAatggccgccgcagccttctTCGTCACAGCGGCCCTCTGAGGCACCAAATGCGGCGACGACAATGTCTGGAGCGTTGGGAGCGATGGGCACTCGCTGGTACGGCCCGCCCGTCGTCAACAATCTCCAGCCTCCGCCCCCGCCGCGACCGAGCAGCGCAGGGCCGGCACCATCttcacagcagcagcagcagccgcagagGAATGGCCGCAATAAGCTGTCTCCGCCAGTGCCGGGGGGATCTTTGGGGCCTTATGCTGGACCGTCGGGCGCGCGGGTGAGTGCGCTGAGTTTCTTTGGAGGGGGGAAGagtgacgaggagaagaggaagaagatgaagaagaagcagagcgtGCATTTCTAG
- a CDS encoding uncharacterized protein (TransMembrane:1 (o26-49i)) → MPASLSLPFNLPFDLGFRDLPIDSNALLVLAASVAAAVPCIYICTANAVRNRFPELLEKRVCLLIAHPDDEAMFFAPTVLALARPETGNHVKILCLSSGNADGLGETRKKELIQSGLALGLRDESDVFVVDNPKDFPDSMTTHWDETKIATLLTKAFAPQLARQRAENASEPTANIDALITFDGQGVSSHPNHISLYHGARGFAKALTEGKPEWKSPVDVYTLNTVSLLRKYSGGLDLFTTIASSLFTPNKDPERPEKLVYANNLIGSEPSLGTALSAMTTAHKSQMVWFRYLWLGFSRYMLVNDLRLEKVDEEK, encoded by the exons atgcccgccagcctcagcctgcCCTTCAACCTGCCCTTCGACCTCGGCTTCAGGGACCTGCCCATCGACTCCAacgcgctgctggtgctggccgCCTCggttgccgccgccgtgccGTGCATCTACATCTGCACCGCCAACGCCGTGCGCAACCGCTTcccggagctgctggagaagcgcgTGTGTCTGCTGATTGCCCACCCGGACGATGAGGCCATGTTCTTTGCGCCGACCGTGCTGGCCCTGGCTCGCCCCGAGACGGGCAACCACGTCAAGATTCTCTGCTTGAGCTCAG GCAATGCGGATGGGCTGGGCGAGACGCGAAAGAAGGAGCTCATCCAGAGCGGCCTGGCCCTCGGTCTTCGCGACGAGTCCGACGTCTTTGTCGTCGACAACCC CAAGGACTTCCCCGACTCCATGACCACGCACTGGGACGAGACCAAGATTGCAACCCTCCTCACAAAGGCCTTTGCGCCGCAGCTTGCGCGCCAGCGAGCCGAAAACGCCTCGGAGCCCACGGCCAACATCGACGCCCTCATCACCTTTGACGGCCAGGGCGTGTCGTCCCACCCCAACCACATCTCTCTCTACCACGGCGCGCGAGGCTTTGCGAAAGCCCTGACCGAGGGCAAGCCCGAATGGAAGAGCCCCGTCGACGTCTACACGCTCAACACCGTCAGCCTGCTGCGCAAATACTCGGGCGGCCTAGACCTCTTCACCACCATTGCCTCATCACTATTCACCCCGAACAAGGACCCTGAGCGTCCGGAGAAGCTGGTTTACGCCAACAACCTCATCGGCTCAGAGCCCAGCCTGGGCACTGCGCTGAGTGCCATGACCACGGCGCACAAGAGCCAGATGGTCTGGTTCCGCTACCTGTGGCTCGGATTCAGCCGATACATGCTCGTCAACGACCTAAGACTGGAAAAGGTCGACGAGGAGAAATGA
- a CDS encoding uncharacterized protein (EggNog:ENOG41~TransMembrane:4 (i75-94o106-124i145-163o183-208i)) produces the protein MVKNRKEKPPKAVKLRQPDRSGPTEQTLLQFADEQQLFKKAAKRERQLAGDGNEDDDDDDEEAQMSPGAERFLEALLYTATLATLHVTFDVLVMNQYGTEIKWDRVIQNAGRAFLAFFILFYVLHPSTPHATLVPGLPQRLQRPLRQLLFFAMSCAAGCSLVYTTNARGYMYNMKRAPPLGCIWLWAVVELDLLWAVSSLAVTGVYMWTNGYSFK, from the exons ATGGTCAAAAATCGCAAAGAAAAGCCCCCCAAGGCCGTCAAGCTCCGCCAGCCCGACCGCTCGGGTCCAACCGAACAAACGCTCCTCCAGTTCGCcgatgagcagcagctcttcaaaaAGGCCGCCAAGCGAGAACGACAGCTTGCCGGGGACGGaaacgaagacgacgacgacgacgatgaagaggcaCAAATGTCGCCCGGGGCGGAGCGGTTCCTCGAGGCGCTGCTGTACACGGCGACGCTGGCGACGCTGCACGTAACGTTTGACGTCTTGGTGATGAACCAGTACGGCACGGAGATTAAATGGGATCGCGTCATCCAAAACGCCGGCCGAGCATTCCTTG ccttcttcatcctcttctaCGTCCTCCACCCCTCCACACCACACGCCACCCTCGTCCCCGGCCTGCCGCAACGCCTCCAGCGGCCCCTCCGccagctgctcttcttcgccatgaGCTGCGCCGCCGGCTGCTCGCTCGTCTACACTACAAACGCTAGAGGCTACATGTACAACATGAAGCGCGCGCCGCCGCTGGGGTGCATCTGGCTGTGGGCCGTGGTCGAGCTGGACCTGCTGTGGGCGGTGTCCAGCCTGGCCGTTACGGGCGTGTACATGTGGACGAATGGGTATTCGTTCAAATAA
- a CDS encoding uncharacterized protein (EggNog:ENOG41~TransMembrane:1 (o15-37i)) translates to MDSSNNQDSPLSTSANVIGILTFVVAIAAAAYARIAFLRNSDDEYFRVKTSLSWYKTESTWLAELLRAMDDAQEGEEGDEKKRLKRQRRQRQQQQMYKFVMDDLLNLEQRLLDLVTDIEVKSALRGASEWTLLPRRWAAGRARPSVAVSWLGVRTKALELVRQREALTARVQFLQVSMVSARMGDLEARLRVFEERRDAALVRADEDEETTEEWQSDYGE, encoded by the coding sequence ATGGACTCGTCCAACAACCAAGACTCGCCGCTCTCCACATCTGCCAACGTCATCGGCATCCTCACCTTTGTCgtggccattgccgccgcgGCCTACGCGCGCATCGCTTTTCTGCGcaacagcgacgacgagtaCTTCCGCGTAAAGACGTCGCTGTCGTGGTACAAGACGGAATCGACGTGGCTGGCGGAACTGCTCCGCGCAATGGACGACGCgcaggagggagaagaaggagacgagaagaagaggctgaagcggcagcggcggcagaggcagcagcagcaaatgtACAAGTTTGTCATGGACGACTTGCTGAACCtggagcagaggctgctggaCCTCGTGACCGACATTGAGGTCAAGTCTGCGCTGAGGGGCGCTTCTGAGTGGACGCTTCTGCCGAGGCGCTGGGCGGCGGGCAGGGCGAGGCCCTCTGTGGCGGTGTCGTGGTTGGGCGTGAGGAcaaaggcgctggagctggtgagGCAGCGGGAGGCGCTGACGGCGAGGGTGCAGTTTTTGCAGGTGAGCATGGTTTCGGCGCGGATGGGCGATTTGGAGGCGAGGCTGAGGGTGTTTGAGGAGAGGAGGGATGCTGCTTTGGTGAGGgcggatgaagatgaagagacgaCTGAGGAGTGGCAGTCGGATTACGGAGaatga
- a CDS encoding uncharacterized protein (TransMembrane:11 (o12-32i102-125o131-153i174-192o204-225i245-262o268-284i296-315o321-341i362-382o407-436i)): protein MAWDNLDITKPHLVYIILGGFTSLFMLCSSIIKERMYIGEATVATLCGVIFGPHAANLINPQSWGNVDTITVEFSRIVLVVQCFAVGVELPKFYMEKHWRSVVFLLVPVMAVGWLLVSLFVWWMIPSLNWLDSLVVAACVTATDPVLASSVVGKGKFAKRVPKHLRDLLSAESGCNDGMAFPFIYLSLFLIQYHRDAGEVSFHFVVYVVLYECIFGAFYGFMIGYIARRGIRFAEERDYIDRESFLVFYFALSLFCAGSGSILGVDDLLVGFAAGVGFSNDGWFGEKTEESHVSNVIDLLLNLAYFVYFGTIIPWEQYNNGFLGMEVWRLVVIAIFVIFFRRIPIMMMLKPLIPDIKNWREALFAGHFGPIGVGAIFVAILARSELEHDEPVPLSELPSSDAPHFNLIYLVWPIVTFLVISSILVHGSSVAVFTLGKRINTLTLTMSYTAAPDDGPSWMNRLPRISSQSRSQARTMSDASLDDYKSPDFPPGTVPPPGQFLRRQREKEDDTNGRSNSRPSSLSGRRRRNKKWDDGLGPGGPISQSAIFPNRPALASPPPERETPSPPEARDSNFSGDSPTEVDVEKSDDAEEERGRRRNSEHSPRAPHVNVYEEGEHLVFENDDGDVVDQRTVPHEGGRGQGETTLPTLAGRRQSKPESEPFHWTMSGIRRKMTDVYSSEVEKRKEKDKSHRRHEPARAYQFGNTIIVEDEDGEVVKTYELPSQKQPGQEGTRINNSLKYFGLGALARQPEKSAESAAEEGKAGESSAAGAAAAAAASAASAASAASAATTAATTAATSAAASLAKPVFKPGWTTGFGVLGGSEGRKKSVAQQGGIGRRQTDSLHDRRSGTTHDQGRLHPRGAEAGRRHAQGGCGSVDGIQRTQSSGPPRSITRRSQPPIQHPRDCRARAQHHLRIYLGVHVRLS, encoded by the exons ATGGCGTGGGACAACCTCGACATCACCAAGCCGCACCTGGTGTACATCATCCTGGGCGGCTTCACCTCGCTCTTCATGCTCTGCTCGTCCATCATCAAGGAGCGCATGTACATTGGCGAGGCCACCGTTGCCACGCTCTGCGGCGTCATCTTCGGGCCTCACGCCGCCAACCTCATCAACCCCCAGTCCTGGGGCAACGTCGACACCATCACCGTCGAGTTCTCGCgcatcgtcctcgtcgtccagTGCTTCGCCGTCGGCGTCGAACTGCCCAAGTTCTACATGGAGAAGCACTGGCGCTCCGTCGTCTTTCTGCTGGTGCCCGTCATGGCCGTGGGCTGGTTGCTGGTCAGCCTCTTCGTCTGGTGGATGATTCCGTCGCTCAACTGGCTCGACTCGCTCGTCGTTGCCGCCTGCGTCACGGCCACGGATCCCGTCCTGGCCTCGTCAGTTGTCGGAAAGGGCAAGTTTGCCAAGCGCGTGCCCAAGCACTTGCGAGATCTGCTGTCCGCCGAGTCTGGCTGCAACGACGGCATGGCCTTTCCCTTCATCTACCTCTCGCTGTTCCTGATCCAGTATCACCGCGACGCCGGCGAGGTTAGCTTCCACTTCGTCGTCTACGTGGTTCTGTACGAGTGCATCTTTGGCGCCTTTTACGGCTTCATGATTGGCTACATTGCCCGCCGCGGCATTCGCTTTGCCGAAGAGCGCGACTACATTGATCGCGAGagcttcctcgtcttttactttgccctctctctcttctgcgcCGGTTCGGGTAGTATCCTCGGCGTCGACGATCTGCTGGTGGGCTTTGCTGCCGGAGTCGGTTTCTCTAACGACGGCTGGTTCGGCGAAAAGACGGAGGAATCACACGTTTCCAACGTCATCGACTTGCTTCTCAACTTGGCCTACTTTGTCTACTTTGGCACAATCATCCCCTGGGAGCAGTACAACAACGGCTTCCTGGGCATGGAGGTGTGGCGTCTGGTCgtcattgccatctttgtcatcttcttccgccGCATCCCCATCATGATGATGCTCAAACCCTTGATACCAGACATAAAAAACTGGCGAGAGGCCCTCTTTGCAGGCCATTTTGGCCCCATCGGCGTCGGagccatcttcgtcgccatCCTCGCGCGGTCTGAGCTGGAGCACGACGAGCCCGTGCCGCTATCGGAGCTGCCGTCATCCGATGCTCCTCACTTCAATCTCATCTACCTGGTCTGGCCAATTGTCACGTTCCTGGTCATCTCCTCCATTCTGGTCCATGGTTCTTCGGTCGCCGTCTTTACGCTCGGCAAGCGCATCAACACTTTGACGCTAACCATGTCCTACACCGCCGCCCCTGACGATGGGCCGTCGTGGATGAATCGACTGCCAAGGATCTCATCCCAGTCTAGATCCCAGGCGCGCACCATGTCAGATGCGTCCTTGGATGACTACAAGTCGCCCGACTTCCCCCCGGGTACTGTTCCCCCACCTGGGCAATTCCTCCGTCGACagcgagagaaagaagacgatACCAATGGCCGCTCAAACAGCCGTCCGTCTTCATTGTCGGgtaggagaagaagaaacaaaaagtgGGACGACGGCCTTGGGCCTGGAGGCCCCATCAGCCAGTCGGCCATCTTCCCCAACCGTCCTGCTTTGGCGTCACCCCCACCCGAGAGGGAGACGCCGTCGCCTCCAGAGGCCAGAGACTCCAACTTCTCTGGCGATAGCCCTACAGAAGTGGATGTTGAGAAGTCGGATGATGCAGAGGAAGAACGCGGCCGCCGCAGGAACAGCGAACACAGCCCCCGGGCGCCGCACGTCAATGTTTACGAGGAAGGAGAGCATCTGGTCTTTGAAaatgatgacggcgatgtTGTAGATCAGCGAACGGTCCCTCATGAAGGTGGACGTGGACAAGGAGAGACGACTCTCCCAACACTTGCCGGCCGACGCCAATCCAAACCCGAATCAGAGCCATTCCACTGGACGATGAGCGGCATCCGACGTAAAATGACGGATGTGTACAGCTCCGAGGTGGaaaagcgaaaagaaaaggacaagtcCCACCGACGACACGAGCCTGCCCGAGCCTATCAGTTTGGCAATACG ATTAttgtcgaagatgaggacggAGAGGTCGTCAAGACTTATGAACTCCCCTCGCAGAAACAGCCTGGCCAGGAGGGCACCCGGATCAACAACAGTCTCAAGTACTTTGGCCTCGGTGCTCTTGCGCGCCAGCCCGAGAAATCTGCCGAGTCTGCTGCCGAAGAAGGCAAGGCAGGTGaatcttctgctgctggtgcggccgccgccgctgctgcatccgctgcatctgctgcatctgctgcatctgctgccaCGACTGCTGCCACGACTGCGGCCACGTCTGCGGCTGCGTCTTTAGCCAAGCCCGTATTCAAGCCTGGTTGGACCACCGGCTTTGGTGTCCTCGGCGGTAGTGAGGGCCGGAAGAAGAGCGTGGCGCAACAGGGGGGAATCGGACGACGACAGACAGATTCGCTTCACGATCGGAGGAGTGGGACGACGCATGACCAAGGACGACTTCATCCGAGAGGTGCAGAAGCTGGACGTCGGCACGCGCAAGGAGGTTGTGGATCAGTCGACGGCATCCAACGCACTCAAAGCAGTGGCCCGCCAAGATCTATCACAAGGAGGAGCCAACCGCCCATCCAACATCCCCGAGATTGTCGAGCCCGAGCCCAGCACCACCTCCGAATCTACCTCGGCGTCCACGTCCGTCTCTCCTAG
- a CDS encoding uncharacterized protein (EggNog:ENOG41), which translates to MIQIPILPRDEFFEIAIGVAKVAKNNDDFKKIFEERNKERLAELEAFLSEGESRSERDMKHFPCHDAFVRTVLACCDPNFSNLMRVLKGNAFGWEADEELYEDIIDEAPVDPNGDYQDPNMETQPIDYWEEEYEGDMEPRKYIPDEDFILPKGTTNKSSNSAKGKRKRVQFDDDITGPDEQQQQELEDANSNPALQDSPSASQAANESAAKPNGVNERRHKCRRLERSPAQASSPQSSTKARKSDKRSRRDEDEDVSRKRQRLESPTMQAPTSHASSPGQSTRSQVSKKRSRRDDDGDHSHKRQKLETSTTQTPTSDAPLSPQWAVEQPKLSKKRSRHDGNNDSSHKRQKRENSAASDMASPHIAGQPTANGTAAVGSGPQKKGHQRASQKRKTAAANTSHARSPPSRSPNTRSLRRNGSATLWELDGSGKAKLR; encoded by the exons ATGATCCAAATCCCCATCTTGCCACGGGATGAATTCTTCGAAATCGCAATAGGAGTAGCGAAAGTCGCTAAAAATAATGACgattttaaaaaaatctttGAAGAAAGGAATAAAGAGCGGCTAGCAGAGCTAGAGGCTTTCTTGTCTGAAGGCGAAAGCCGGAGTGAGCGCGACATGAAACATTTTCCATGCCACGATGCGTTCGTTCGAACGGTTCTAGCCTGCTGTGATCCTAATTTCTCCAACTTGATGCGTGTTCTGAAAGGCAATGCATTTGGCTGGGAAGCCGACGAAGAGCTGTATGAAGACATTATCGATGAAGCTCCTGTTGATCCCAATGGCGATTATCAAGATCCGAATATGGAGACGCAGCCTATTGACTATTGGGAGGAAGAGTACGAGGGGGATATGGAACCTCGGAAATATATACCAGATGAAGATTTCATTCTGCCAAAGGGAACGACTAACAAATCCTCCAATTCTGCCAAGGGGAAGCG GAAGAGGGTGCaatttgatgatgatatcaCTGGTCCTGatgaacagcagcagcaggaattAGAAGACGCCAACTCTAATCCTGCATTACAAGATTCTCCTTCTGCCTCGCAAGCGGCAAACGAAAGCGCCGCCAAACCTAATGGTGTTAACGAACGGAGACATAAATGCCGACGACTAGAGAGGTCTCCTGCgcaggcttcttctccccaaTCATCCACCAAGGCAAGAAAATCCGACAAGAGGTCCAGgcgtgatgaagatgaagatgtttcACGTAAACGCCAAAGACTAGAGAGTCCTACTATGCAAGCACCAACCTCTcatgcttcttctccagggcaGTCTACTAGGAGCCAAGTATCCAAGAAGAGGTCCAGacgtgatgatgatggtgaccATTCACATAAACGACAAAAACTGGAGACTTCTACCACACAGACACCTACTTCTGATGCTCCTTTATCTCCCCAATGGGCTGTCGAACAACCAAAATTGTCGAAAAAGAGATCTAGACATGACGGTAACAATGACAGCTCACATAAACGTCAAAAACGAGAGAATTCAGCCGCATCTGATATGGCATCTCCTCACATTGCTGGTCAGCCAACTGCAAATGGCACTGCAGCCGTGGGATCCGGACCTCAAAAGAAGGGCCATCAACGCGCAagtcaaaaaagaaagaccgCTGCTGCAAACACGTCCCACGCAAGGTCTCCGCCATCCAGATCCCCAAACACGAGGTCATTGCGAAGAAATGGATCAGCGACGTTGTGGGAGTTGGATGGCTCTGGCAAGGCAAAGCTACGATAA
- a CDS encoding uncharacterized protein (EggNog:ENOG41) has translation MAELLHSTWNIYPPSLNAVRESPLDPSDVKTILRDISSALAYLSKQEVIHYDIKPANIAYSPDRGAVLMDFGMADSVATIKEPHGGTPWFVPPDTLRRGIRGFPGDIWALGVTMLLVLEKIALPSPRESIYMQKIHDKGTRSYKRAREWMESIAEARYKLSLTNQIEHLTFEMLHESGPARVQAATIELALREKKT, from the coding sequence ATGGCCGAGCTTTTGCACTCTACTTGGAACATCTACCCCCCCTCGCTGAATGCTGTGCGCGAGTCGCCACTGGACCCGTCTGATGTAAAGACGATACTCCGCGATATATCATCTGCTCTCGCATATCTATCGAAACAGGAAGTTATACACTATGATATTAAACCGGCAAATATTGCGTATTCTCCTGATCGAGGTGCTGTGCTTATGGATTTTGGCATGGCCGACTCGGTCGCGACTATCAAGGAACCGCATGGCGGAACTCCCTGGTTCGTCCCCCCTGATACTCTACGTAGGGGAATTCGTGGTTTCCCAGGTGATATATGGGCTCTGGGCGTAACAATGCTTCTCGTCCTGGAAAAGATAGCTCTGCCAAGCCCTCGCGAGAGTATTTATATGCAGAAAATACATGACAAGGGGACCCGCTCATATAAACGGGCGCGAGAGTGGATGGAGTCCATCGCTGAGGCAAGGTATAAGTTGAGCCTAACAAATCAGATTGAACATTTGACCTTTGAGATGCTTCACGAGAGTGGCCCTGCACGGGTCCAAGCCGCAACTATTGAATTGGcgttgagagagaagaagacatga
- a CDS encoding uncharacterized protein (EggNog:ENOG41), whose product MVFSLCHFEPHRSYWSDFDLKGIKIKVKSLKKGTFQDGSDQIPRYFWAKGFRNRVRRVLGRKPRKHSFPIHPGYSEARALVGHGTVPELAALSDQARGLVAEIFGDIGDLPENSSLDEKQSLSSFESGPRVVQLKLATDLQNWKDGQHAAGNILPPKGTGLSAASDVALKKLGASDWPDALKTNNALFGCGIAALLMGAADARTMFSNYVTDMAFYYEHGYNYVFPTLEPLLQRGLEDPHALRTPGGRERRDAVSLGKQYIQGKIALEKRHIKNLTYRSARVDRRTAQIISLSESSLLGMAAESIARGFDPGAVMADLVFSSPGTDVVDVGCDLVNSEVMNSFLNVTDITETGVVSEQVLRKIYDAYAATSARMLTQRWHEPVARMCAALYTWHIQNDRHLFFRRALLGWSKARKTPAQPQFEADFDEVFDKQYRTTGFSRPLDPKYACNGQDTCDHVDHFLHRNQDKPVLRELWEFLVTGPLEYVRAGQVDEQREYELVEGSRLRMAELFSRGQVLEMVWIIAHANHHAWQVNYLFEAAMFGSILDGGKLVGKLDRAEEK is encoded by the coding sequence ATGGTCTTCTCTTTATGTCATTTCGAGCCTCACCGGAGCTACTGGAGCGACTTTGATCTCAAAGGAATCAAGATCAAAGTCAAGTCACTCAAGAAAGGCACTTTCCAGGACGGATCAGATCAAATCCCACGATATTTCTGGGCCAAAGGCTTCAGAAATCGAGTAAGAAGAGTCCTGGGCCGCAAGCCAAGAAAGCATTCTTTTCCCATCCATCCCGGCTATTCCGAAGCAAGAGCTTTGGTCGGCCATGGTACTGTCCCAGAACTAGCAGCCCTCTCTGACCAAGCCCGGGGCCTCGTCGCTGAAATCTTTGGAGACATTGGGGATCTGCCTGAAAACTCGTCTCTGGACGAAAAACAATCTTTGTCCTCTTTCGAGTCAGGACCGCGGGTGGTTCAGTTGAAGCTAGCCACCGACCTCCAGAACTGGAAAGATGGTCAGCATGCAGCCGGTAATATTTTGCCACCCAAAGGTACTGGACTGAGTGCAGCTTCGGACGTTGCCCTCAAGAAGCTGGGAGCCTCAGACTGGCCTGACGCACTAAAGACGAACAATGCCTTGTTCGGCTGCGGTATTGCCGCCCTGCTCATGGGTGCTGCTGATGCGCGAACCATGTTCTCCAACTATGTGACTGACATGGCCTTTTACTATGAGCACGGTTACAACTACGTCTTTCCGACGTTGGAACCGCTTCTTCAGAGAGGTCTGGAAGATCCGCATGCGCTGCGCACTCCAGGAGGGCGCGAGCGTCGAGACGCCGTCTCGCTCGGCAAGCAATACATCCAAGGAAAGAttgcgctggagaagcgccACATAAAGAACTTGACGTATCGCTCGGCACGAGTAGATCGACGTACTGCACAGATCATCTCTCTGTCAGAGAGCAGCTTGCTAGGCATGGCGGCCGAGTCGATAGCGCGAGGCTTCGACCCGGGTGCCGTCATGGCTGACCTCGTCTTCAGCTCTCCAGGCACTGACGTTGTCGACGTTGGATGCGACCTGGTGAATTCCGAGGTCATGAACTCCTTCCTGAATGTGACGGACATTACAGAGACGGGCGTCGTAAGCGAACAAGTGCTGCGCAAGATATACGACGCCTACGCCGCAACAAGCGCCAGGATGCTGACCCAGAGATGGCATGAGCCAGTTGCCAGAATGTGTGCTGCCCTGTATACATGGCACATTCAAAACGACCGTCACCTGTTCTTCCGTCGTGCCCTTCTAGGCTGGTCCAAAGCACGAAAGACTCCCGCTCAGCCCCAGTTCGAGGCGGATTTCGACGAAGTATTTGATAAGCAGTACCGTACAACCGGCTTCAGCAGGCCTCTTGATCCCAAGTACGCGTGCAACGGCCAAGATACATGCGACCACGTCGACCATTTCCTCCATCGCAACCAGGACAAGCCAGTGCTGCGGGAACTCTGGGAGTTCCTCGTCACGGGTCCCCTAGAGTATGTTAGGGCAGGCCAGGTCGATGAGCAGCGTGAATACGAACTGGTTGAGGGCTCGCGATTGCGAATGGCCGAGCTCTTCTCTCGCGGCCAGGTGCTCGAGATGGTCTGGATCATTGCTCACGCAAACCACCACGCCTGGCAGGTCAACTACCTGTTTGAGGCCGCCATGTTTGGCAGCATCCTTGACGGAGGCAAGCTGGTCGGCAAGCTGGACAGGGCAGAAGAGAAGTAG